The following are encoded together in the Gammaproteobacteria bacterium genome:
- a CDS encoding N-acetyltransferase yields MSRFLEFREENDADFDAVARLHDTAFGGGMESRIVTRIRQGHRPYLSYVALSDSTVCGHALFSEVDVIGAGTSAVAVALGPVAVLPARQLQGIGTQLIRHGLKWCREHHYETCFVLGDPAYYCRFGFCQAFVSGFWFGTRRNRPAFQILPLDQGSADLPRGEVRYAPVFYEEEESVN; encoded by the coding sequence ATGAGCCGTTTCTTGGAATTTCGGGAAGAAAACGACGCCGATTTTGATGCGGTTGCCAGGCTGCACGATACTGCGTTTGGGGGCGGGATGGAATCCCGGATCGTCACCCGCATTCGGCAAGGCCATCGCCCGTATCTGTCTTATGTTGCGCTCAGCGATTCAACGGTGTGTGGACACGCTCTGTTTTCAGAAGTCGATGTGATCGGTGCCGGGACGTCGGCCGTTGCGGTTGCACTGGGGCCGGTGGCCGTGCTGCCGGCGCGCCAGTTGCAGGGTATAGGTACCCAACTCATCCGTCACGGTCTCAAGTGGTGCCGCGAGCACCACTATGAAACGTGCTTTGTGTTGGGTGACCCCGCCTATTACTGCCGGTTCGGGTTTTGTCAGGCCTTTGTATCGGGTTTCTGGTTTGGCACCCGGCGCAACAGGCCGGCATTCCAGATACTGCCGCTCGATCAAGGGTCCGCCGACTTGCCTCGGGGCGAAGTTCGTTATGCGCCTGTGTTCTACGAAGAAGAAGAATCAGTCAACTGA